One genomic window of Medicago truncatula cultivar Jemalong A17 chromosome 1, MtrunA17r5.0-ANR, whole genome shotgun sequence includes the following:
- the LOC25483860 gene encoding 60S acidic ribosomal protein P2-4, translated as MKVVAAYLLAVLGGDNTPSAKTIKDILGSVGADAEDNRIESFLSEIKGKDIAEVIASGREKLASVPSGGGGVAVAAAPASGGAAPAAAEAKKEEKVEEKEESDDDMGFSLFD; from the exons ATGAAGGTTGTTGCTGCCTATTTGCTTGCTGTTCTTGGTGGCGACAACACCCCCTCCGCCAAAACCATCAAGGACATCCTCGGATCCG TTGGAGCAGACGCAGAAGATAATAGGATTGAGTCGTTTTTGTCTGAAATTAAGGGCAAAGATATAGCTGAGGTTATTGCTTCTGGTAGGGAAAAGTTGGCATCAGTTCCttctggtggtggtggtgtCGCTGTTGCTGCTGCACCTGCGAGTGGTGGTGCTGCTCCTGCAGCTGCTGAGGCAAAGAAAGAGGAGAAGgtagaggagaaagaagaatcTGATGAC GATATGGGTTTCAGTCTTTTTGATTAA